A window of Paraburkholderia sp. ZP32-5 genomic DNA:
CCGACTGTTTGTATGCATGCGGTTTCAGGATCTGTTTCACTCCCCTCCCGGGGTTCTTTTCGCCTTTCCCTCACGGTACTGGTTCACTATCGGTCGATCACGAGTATTTAGCCTTGGAGGATGGTCCCCCCATCTTCAGACAGGATTTCACGTGTCCCGCCCTACTTGTCGTACACCCAGTTCTTTCCCGCTGTTTTCGTCTACAGGGCTATCACCTGCTATGGCCGCACTTTCCAGAGCGTTCGACTAACAATGAGAATAAAGAGTACAGGCTGATCCCATTTCGCTCGCCACTACTTTGGGAATCTCGGTTGATTTCTTTTCCTGCGGTTACTTAGATGTTTCAGTTCACCGCGTTCGCTTCACGTAGCCTATGTATTCAGCTACGGATACCTCATAAGAGGTGGGTTTCCCCATTCGGACATCTCCGGATCAATGCTCGTTTGCCAGCTCCCCGGAGCTTTTCGCAGGCTACCGCGTCCTTCATCGCCTGTGATCGCCAAGGCATCCACCACATGCACTTGTTCGCTTGACCCTATAACGGGTATGTCTCATCTCGAGACGCACTCGCTACAGGTTGAGTATTCGTGTTGCGCCGTATTCCAAAGCGATCTTTCGATCACTTAAAAATACATCGATACAATCACAACCCTGATTCACCTACTCACGCACCCATCTCTAAGTACGCTTTCGTGAATCTCTTTACTACTTCTTCCTGATTGTTAAAGAACGACAGCCGATTATGAGTTGCCTCATATCGCTCTGACTGGCTCAATCGCCAATGCGAAGTACTCAGCATCGCTTCATGCTGAACCCTTGGCATTGAGGATTGGTGGAGGATGACGGGATCGAACCGACGACCCCCTGCTTGCAAAGCAGGTGCTCTCCCAGCTGAGCTAATCCCCCAGTCATGCAACAGACAGATACCTCATCCGTTCAGCCCCAGCGGGTCTTCAGCCAGCACCACAGACAGGCACTGGTGGGTCTGGATGGATTCGAACCATCGACCCCCGCCTTATCAAGACGGTGCTCTAACCGACTGAGCTACAGACCCCTGAGTCTGTCTGATCTTCTTCTAACTACAGCCGATAAGCGTGAGCGCTTCGATGTCAGAACACGCGGGCTCTGGAAAGGAGGTGATCCAGCCGCACCTTCCGATACGGCTACCTTGTTACGACTTCACCCCAGTCATGAATCCTACCGTGGTGACCGTCCTCCTTGCGGTTAGACTAGCCACTTCTGGTAAAACCCACTCCCATGGTGTGACGGGCGGTGTGTACAAGACCCGGGAACGTATTCACCGCGGCATGCTGATCCGCGATTACTAGCGATTCCAGCTTCACGCACTCGAGTTGCAGAGTGCGATCCGGACTACGATCGGTTTTCTGGGATTGGCTCCACCTCGCGGCTTGGCAACCCTCTGTTCCGACCATTGTATGACGTGTGAAGCCCTACCCATAAGGGCCATGAGGACTTGACGTCATCCCCACCTTCCTCCGGTTTGTCACCGGCAGTCTCCCTGGAGTGCTCTTGCGTAGCAACTAGGGACAAGGGTTGCGCTCGTTGCGGGACTTAACCCAACATCTCACGACACGAGCTGACGACAGCCATGCAGCACCTGTGTTACGGCTCCCTTTCGGGCACATCCACCTCTCAGCGGACTTCCGTACATGTCAAGGGTAGGTAAGGTTTTTCGCGTTGCATCGAATTAATCCACATCATCCACCGCTTGTGCGGGTCCCCGTCAATTCCTTTGAGTTTTAATCTTGCGACCGTACTCCCCAGGCGGTCAACTTCACGCGTTAGCTACGTTACCAAGCCAATGAAGGCCCGACAACCAGTTGACATCGTTTAGGGCGTGGACTACCAGGGTATCTAATCCTGTTTGCTCCCCACGCTTTCGTGCATGAGCGTCAGTATTGGCCCAGGGGGCTGCCTTCGCCATCGGTATTCCTCCACATCTCTACGCATTTCACTGCTACACGTGGAATTCTACCCCCCTCTGCCATACTCAAGCCCGCCAGTCACAAATGCAGTTCCCAGGTTAAGCCCGGGGATTTCACATCTGTCTTAACGAACCGCCTGCGCACGCTTTACGCCCAGTAATTCCGATTAACGCTCGCACCCTACGTATTACCGCGGCTGCTGGCACGTAGTTAGCCGGTGCTTATTCTTCCGGTACCGTCATCCTCCAGAGGTATTAACCCCGAAGTTTTCTTTCCGGACAAAAGTGCTTTACAACCCGAAGGCCTTCTTCACACACGCGGCATTGCTGGATCAGGGTTGCCCCCATTGTCCAAAATTCCCCACTGCTGCCTCCCGTAGGAGTCTGGGCCGTGTCTCAGTCCCAGTGTGGCTGGTCGTCCTCTCAGACCAGCTACAGATCGTCGGCTTGGTAGGCCTTTACCCCACCAACTACCTAATCTGCCATCGGCCGCCCCTTGAGCGCGAGGTCCGAAGATCCCCCGCTTTCCTCCACAGAGCGTATGCGGTATTAATCCGGCTTTCGCCGGGCTATCCCCCACTCCAGGACACGTTCCGATGTATTACTCACCCGTTCGCCACTCGCCACCAGGATTGCTCCCGTGCTGCCGTCCGACTTGCATGTGTAAGGCATGCCGCCAGCGTTCAATCTGAGCCAGGATCAAACTCTTCAGTTCAAACCTGTTACTGTTTTTCGGTTTCGTTAGAAACCGGTCGCTCACTCAACGTACTGACGATGATCAGCCTGTCTTTCAACAGGCAAACCTTCCTTCAATTACTGTGTGAGGCTTCTGATACTTTTGCCATCGCCGGCCCCGAAGAACCGGCTGCGCATTCCGCATCAAGCGCCCACACTTATCGGCTGTTAGTTTTTAAAGAACATTTGCTTGAAAGCTCTGCTTTCTTCGCGTCCGTCATCAAACGGGAGGCGAATTATGCGATGCGGCCTGTACCCCGTCAACCCCTTCTGTCATTTATTTTTCAAACAATTGTGGAGCACAAAAAATAAGCACTCTCGGAAAGAGACGCAAATGAGCTGAACATCTCACTCGCTCGAGCCGAGAAGAATTGAAGGAGTGTCGGAAGAAAAGGCCCACTGGCAATGAAGCTGGCAGCCGCGCGCACACTGACTCATGCGAAGCACACCCGTACTGGAGAGATGCAATGCAAAAGTACTGCCAGTCAGAAAAGCACAAGAAGTACTCTGAAGTACTCAATCGGAGGAAGCATGAAAGCTATTCCGCAGACTTTTCCACAGAAAATGGGAACAAGCCTGTGGATAACCGCTCCACAACCGCGCCAAGCACTTGAAATAAAAAGGTTCTCGCTCACTGCGAGCAAAGCGTGACCGCCTGCGCAATCACGCTTCGCTATCAACCTCATGCCGACTTAATCACCACGCGTGCATTCGTACGCATCAACGCGCTGCGCTCGACCAGCGCGCCGAACAGCAGCCCGATCGTCGTCCACATGATGACCTGCATGCCGATCGCCGCGACCCGGAATTTCCACAGCAATACCGCGGGGAACGTCGCGGGCACTTCGTTGATGACGGGCATCGACAACTGCACGGCCGCGATAATCACGACGAACACGAGCCCCGCGACAATCGATCCGTTCCACGCGCCCAGCTTCGCGACCGCACGGCGGCGCACCTTCAGCGAAAACACCATCGTCGCCAGCGAAATCGCAATCATCAGAAAGAACAGACCCGTGCGCGTGCCGATCGTCTCCGGGTCACCGACCGAAGGTGGATTGGCCGGATACTTGATATTCGGCACGATCACCAGCGTAATAAACGCGCCGAGCGCGAGCCACGCGGACAACGCGCGCACACTCAATGCGCCCACCCGTCCATATGCGTATGCGAACACCAGCGAGAACAGTCCGCCAAACGCCACGCCATACGCGACCACGCCGGTCAGCAGGCCGAAACCGGCTTGCGTCTCGCGACTCACGAGTTCGGGTTCGGGTGCCTCGCCGCGCGCGGCGGCGGCTTTCTCTTCGAATGAAATGGCCTGATCGACCTGCGGTTCGCCCACGATTCGCGCGAACGTGAACGTGAGCAAGCCCGCGACGATGCCCGCGAGCATCCCGCGCACCAACAATTTGCCTACCATGTCAGGCTCCGTTAGTGGCAGGGGAAGCCGAGCAGATGGCGGCCGTCGTGTACGAACTCATGCACGTACATACCCGGCACGAGCGACGTGGCACCCTCTTCCGCACCAACGAAGTAAAGCGCGAGCAACAACAGCAAACCGCCGAACACCACCCACGGCAGCAATTCGCGCAAAGGGATCGGTGTGGGCTGGGCTGCTGGCTGCGCAGCGGGATCGAAAACAGCTTCGGTCATGATGGACATCTCCTGGGGTAACGCGCCCCGAAAATAGATTGCTAGGGAATGGTGCGAAGCTCAGGTCTGGCTTTCGGCTGTTTTGACTTGCAATGCCGATTACAGTGGCGCGACCGCGCCGGGCTCTCACCGGCTTCCGTGCTTCGCAGCGCCACCATTCTACGCGCTAAACTCCAGCGGCCGTGATAGCTTCATCGACGTTCGCGGCCTGCTGGCGAAGCCGTCAAGCCGGGCAGCACAGCAATCTGAAAACACACAATGGATACGCGACTGCTACTGATAAGCCGCGCGGCGACGCCCGCGCAGCGCGCGGGACGCTTCCCCGCCGACGACCCGCTCGACGCACGCGGCCGCGCCGAAGCCGAAGCCGCGCGCGCACGTCTTGCACTTCCCACTGACGCCATCGCATTCGTGAGCCCGGCCGTCTGCGCACGCGAGACCGCCGCGGCGCTCGGCCTCGTCGCAGCGTCTGTCGATGCGTTGGCGGATATGAACTACGGCGACTGGCGTGGAAGACGTCTCGCGGAGATTGTCGCCGAAGCGCCGCGCGAACTCGCCGCGTGGACGCGCGAGCCCGACGCAGCGCCGCCCAGTGGAGAGTCGTTCAGTCAGCTCGTGCGGCGAGTCGGCACATGGCTCGACACAGCGGAGCTAAATGACACCGCAAGCAATGCGGCAAACGAGGAAAGCGGGCAAAGCGAAGCGAAGCCCGACACATCGACCCACGTACGCACGATAGTTGCCGTCACACACGCTCCGTTGCTGCGAGCCGCAATCGTGTACGCGCTCGGCGCATCGCCGGCGGTGTTTTCGCGCATCGAGATCGCGCCGCTATCGGTCGTCGAATTACGCCGCTCGCGACGCGGCTGGACATGGTGGCCTGCCGCTATCGTTTGAAGAAGTCAGCCGATGCAGCGTGGCCGCCGCAAAAAAACGCAACGGCGACGCAACGCGCAACCTCACGACAAACACCTTCCACGCCCCACCCGCTACTTCCCCGACACCACGAGCCGCAATCGATTTGCGCCCTGCGGCGTCAACGTGATCTCGGTGCGTCGGTCCTTCGCGCCGAGATAAAAGTGCTGACGTGCCGGCGAATTCTGATCATGCGTCGCATCGGGTAGACACGACGCGATATCGGCGGCCACCGCCTGCAACGCG
This region includes:
- a CDS encoding CbtA family protein, which codes for MVGKLLVRGMLAGIVAGLLTFTFARIVGEPQVDQAISFEEKAAAARGEAPEPELVSRETQAGFGLLTGVVAYGVAFGGLFSLVFAYAYGRVGALSVRALSAWLALGAFITLVIVPNIKYPANPPSVGDPETIGTRTGLFFLMIAISLATMVFSLKVRRRAVAKLGAWNGSIVAGLVFVVIIAAVQLSMPVINEVPATFPAVLLWKFRVAAIGMQVIMWTTIGLLFGALVERSALMRTNARVVIKSA
- a CDS encoding CbtB domain-containing protein, with the protein product MTEAVFDPAAQPAAQPTPIPLRELLPWVVFGGLLLLLALYFVGAEEGATSLVPGMYVHEFVHDGRHLLGFPCH
- a CDS encoding histidine phosphatase family protein, which codes for MDTRLLLISRAATPAQRAGRFPADDPLDARGRAEAEAARARLALPTDAIAFVSPAVCARETAAALGLVAASVDALADMNYGDWRGRRLAEIVAEAPRELAAWTREPDAAPPSGESFSQLVRRVGTWLDTAELNDTASNAANEESGQSEAKPDTSTHVRTIVAVTHAPLLRAAIVYALGASPAVFSRIEIAPLSVVELRRSRRGWTWWPAAIV